A DNA window from Anastrepha ludens isolate Willacy chromosome 6, idAnaLude1.1, whole genome shotgun sequence contains the following coding sequences:
- the LOC128867837 gene encoding uncharacterized protein LOC128867837, protein MVKLCWCWSEEATNSTGVAKASYSRNAFMHFLSEYRRVCNRRSPAWMTASEAGAMWSRMPLNDKYCYIEAARNAGYVFTARDRRLNRVLRHLRKSLTERDNRINLIQVSAAVKQMKLWKRKILDEICRR, encoded by the coding sequence atgGTTAAATTGTGTTGGTGTTGGTCTGAAGAAGCGACGAATTCAACGGGCGTTGCTAAAGCCTCGTATAGCCGCAATGCTTTTATGCATTTCCTGAGCGAGTACAGACGCGTGTGTAACCGTCGGTCACCAGCCTGGATGACAGCCTCTGAAGCTGGAGCGATGTGGTCCCGGATGCCACTTAACGACAAGTACTGCTACATTGAAGCGGCACGTAACGCCGGCTATGTGTTCACGGCGCGCGATCGACGCTTGAATCGTGTGTTGCGCCATCTACGCAAGTCGCTGACGGAACGCGACAATCGAATCAATTTGATACAGGTTTCAGCGGCCGTCAAGCAGATGAAGCTGTGGAAGCGCAAAATACTAGACGAGATTTGCCGACGATGA